A DNA window from Drosophila virilis strain 15010-1051.87 chromosome 4, Dvir_AGI_RSII-ME, whole genome shotgun sequence contains the following coding sequences:
- the dbf gene encoding uncharacterized protein dbf isoform X2, whose translation MLARKSQLSPRTPPVHERIALQCAKNISKLAASLPKPRTRSGHLPVLVELRRPDEDVVYRYQVNLPPSCLDRDHQQMNAAEAKALSQQLKLPCLVHGRAQDASSVPQALLPLDSLGGEAPQLMMMQDAVHVVHSRHKHEAIGEPATKEAISTFHYPAYASGASKLTRDHFMATLHEEQSSPLQFELLWADQHEDLDEEEHLQPQLINAYEPPSIDLHTIAQHFPGNGEEDGTPSPLEPANSYRPQQVTHQLPSSLKAEQLPLRVLNGYRQQRRANKFPNYWATNNNDKMIYQQKRFGNSYRVEPPQLTSFPPIGPNGYKPQHHEPPFYCDFKDYNAKQQEPRERECLPNANPQQYRMDGVHPLYAHLPRVDNYGHHFDLQRELLLRQKLEQELDHQRLIEQQKYQRIFTESLMTSQVPQELQSLFHWDCCHLCHTAMRTMRNALDHYLSRTHLRRVDSWLIRYSFVKGNLSEDMLRHLRSSGPAVLHCDLCDLKLTSVIHARQHFYGRRHRLVERHISKPNGEGYYDRTGRWVRTNDKWLMCKLCDVIVTSESQLAIHMAGVRHRKRERSTCPASISEPFDGSHVYRINANGSLVPLNPLGYYMYAGYSKPDFRKLNDLNAAYYCEVCNITLNHLKSVKQHEEGRVHRKRLERVTQ comes from the exons ATGTTAGCACGCAAATCACAATTGAGTCCACGGACGCCGCCTGTCCATGAGCGAATCGCCCTGCAGTGTGCGAAGAACATAAGCAAATTGGCTGCTTCCCTGCCGAAACCGCGCACTCGATCGGGCCATCTGCCAGTGCTGGTGGAGCTGCGCCGTCCCGATGAGGATGTAGTCTATCGCTACCAGGTGAATCTGCCGCCAAGCTGCCTGGATCGCGACCACCAGCAGATGAATGCGGCCGAGGCCAAGGCCCTCAGCCAACAGTTGAAGCTGCCCTGTCTCGTGCACGGCCGCGCGCAGGACGCCAGCTCTGTGCCACAGGCTCTGTTGCCGCTGGACTCACTGGGCGGTGAGGCGCCCCAACTAATGATGATGCAGGATGCAGTGCACGTGGTGCACAGTCGTCACAAGCACGAAGCCATTGGCGAACCAGCCACGAAGGAAGCCATCTCCACATTCCATTATCCGGCCTATGCCAGTGGTGCATCGAAGCTAACGCGCGACCATTTTATGGCCACGCTGCACGAGGAGCAGTCCAGTCCGTTGCAGTTCGAGCTGCTCTGGGCGGACCAGCACGAGGATCTTGACGAAGAGGAACATTTGCAGCCGCAGCTGATCAATGCTTACGAGCCGCCGTCCATTGATCTACATACCATAGCCCAACACTTTCCGGGCAATGGGGAGGAAGACGGAACTCCGTCGCCGCTGGAGCCAGCTAATAGCTACAG ACCACAGCAAGTCACGCACCAGCTGCCTTCGAGCTTGAAAGCTGAGCAGCTGCCCTTGAGGGTCCTCAATGGTTACCGGCAGCAACGCAGGGCCAACAAATTTCCCAACTACTGGGCGACCAATAACAATGACAAAATGATATATCAGCAGAAGAGATTTGGAAATAGCTACCGAGTGGAGCCGCCACAGCTAACAAGTTTTCCACCGATTGGCCCCAATGGCTACAAGCCGCAGCACCACGAGCCGCCATTTTACTGTGACTTTAAGGATTACAATGCCAAACAGCAGGAGCCGCGGGAGCGCGAATGCTTGCCCAATGCCAATCCCCAGCAATACCGGATGGATGGGGTGCATCCACTTTACGCACATCTGCCGCGCGTTGATAATTATGGGCATCACTTTGACCTGCAGCGGGAGCTGCTATTGAGACAGAAATTGGAACAGGAGCTCGATCATCAGAGGCTGATTGAACAGCAAAAATACCAGCGCATATTTACGG AGTCGCTGATGACATCGCAAGTACCGCAAGAGCTGCAGTCGCTATTCCATTGGGACTGCTGCCATCTGTGCCACACTGCGATGAGAACGATGCGCAATGCATTAGATCACTACCTGTCGCGGACGCATCTGCGCCGGGTGGATTCCTGGCTGATCCGATACAGTTTTGTTAAGGGTAACTTGTCAGAAGATATGCTGCGTCATCTGCGCAGCTCGGGACCCGCCGTTCTGCACTGTGATCTGTGCGATCTGAAGCTGACCTCGGTTATCCATGCCCGCCAACACTTCTATGGGCGACGCCATCGGCTCGTGGAGCGGCACATCAGCAAGCCAAATGGCGAGGGCTACTACGACAGGACCGGCCGCTGGGTGCGCACCAACGACAAGTGGCTGATGTGCAAGCTTTGCGATGTGATTGTCACCTCGGAGTCCCAGCTGGCCATACACATGGCCGGCGTGCGCCATCGCAAGCGCGAGCGCTCCACTTGTCCGGCATCCATTTCAGAGCCCTTCGATGGCAGCCACGTGTACCGCATCAATGCGAACGGGTCGCTGGTGCCGCTGAATCCGCTCGGCTATTACATGTACGCCGGCTATAGCAAGCCGGATTTCCGAAAGCTAAACGATCTAAATGCCGCCTACTACTGTGAGGTGTGCAACATAACGCTCAATCATCTGAAGTCGGTGAAACAACACGAGGAGGGGCGTGTACATAGAAAGAGGCTGGAGAGGGTCACGCAATAA
- the dbf gene encoding uncharacterized protein dbf isoform X1, with translation MLARKSQLSPRTPPVHERIALQCAKNISKLAASLPKPRTRSGHLPVLVELRRPDEDVVYRYQVNLPPSCLDRDHQQMNAAEAKALSQQLKLPCLVHGRAQDASSVPQALLPLDSLGGEAPQLMMMQDAVHVVHSRHKHEAIGEPATKEAISTFHYPAYASGASKLTRDHFMATLHEEQSSPLQFELLWADQHEDLDEEEHLQPQLINAYEPPSIDLHTIAQHFPGNGEEDGTPSPLEPANSYRFVPPPKALPSRHYINRHHTNRPQQVTHQLPSSLKAEQLPLRVLNGYRQQRRANKFPNYWATNNNDKMIYQQKRFGNSYRVEPPQLTSFPPIGPNGYKPQHHEPPFYCDFKDYNAKQQEPRERECLPNANPQQYRMDGVHPLYAHLPRVDNYGHHFDLQRELLLRQKLEQELDHQRLIEQQKYQRIFTESLMTSQVPQELQSLFHWDCCHLCHTAMRTMRNALDHYLSRTHLRRVDSWLIRYSFVKGNLSEDMLRHLRSSGPAVLHCDLCDLKLTSVIHARQHFYGRRHRLVERHISKPNGEGYYDRTGRWVRTNDKWLMCKLCDVIVTSESQLAIHMAGVRHRKRERSTCPASISEPFDGSHVYRINANGSLVPLNPLGYYMYAGYSKPDFRKLNDLNAAYYCEVCNITLNHLKSVKQHEEGRVHRKRLERVTQ, from the exons ATGTTAGCACGCAAATCACAATTGAGTCCACGGACGCCGCCTGTCCATGAGCGAATCGCCCTGCAGTGTGCGAAGAACATAAGCAAATTGGCTGCTTCCCTGCCGAAACCGCGCACTCGATCGGGCCATCTGCCAGTGCTGGTGGAGCTGCGCCGTCCCGATGAGGATGTAGTCTATCGCTACCAGGTGAATCTGCCGCCAAGCTGCCTGGATCGCGACCACCAGCAGATGAATGCGGCCGAGGCCAAGGCCCTCAGCCAACAGTTGAAGCTGCCCTGTCTCGTGCACGGCCGCGCGCAGGACGCCAGCTCTGTGCCACAGGCTCTGTTGCCGCTGGACTCACTGGGCGGTGAGGCGCCCCAACTAATGATGATGCAGGATGCAGTGCACGTGGTGCACAGTCGTCACAAGCACGAAGCCATTGGCGAACCAGCCACGAAGGAAGCCATCTCCACATTCCATTATCCGGCCTATGCCAGTGGTGCATCGAAGCTAACGCGCGACCATTTTATGGCCACGCTGCACGAGGAGCAGTCCAGTCCGTTGCAGTTCGAGCTGCTCTGGGCGGACCAGCACGAGGATCTTGACGAAGAGGAACATTTGCAGCCGCAGCTGATCAATGCTTACGAGCCGCCGTCCATTGATCTACATACCATAGCCCAACACTTTCCGGGCAATGGGGAGGAAGACGGAACTCCGTCGCCGCTGGAGCCAGCTAATAGCTACAGGTTTGTTCCACCACCAAAGGCGCTGCCCAGCCGGCATTACATCAACAGACACCATACCAATAGACCACAGCAAGTCACGCACCAGCTGCCTTCGAGCTTGAAAGCTGAGCAGCTGCCCTTGAGGGTCCTCAATGGTTACCGGCAGCAACGCAGGGCCAACAAATTTCCCAACTACTGGGCGACCAATAACAATGACAAAATGATATATCAGCAGAAGAGATTTGGAAATAGCTACCGAGTGGAGCCGCCACAGCTAACAAGTTTTCCACCGATTGGCCCCAATGGCTACAAGCCGCAGCACCACGAGCCGCCATTTTACTGTGACTTTAAGGATTACAATGCCAAACAGCAGGAGCCGCGGGAGCGCGAATGCTTGCCCAATGCCAATCCCCAGCAATACCGGATGGATGGGGTGCATCCACTTTACGCACATCTGCCGCGCGTTGATAATTATGGGCATCACTTTGACCTGCAGCGGGAGCTGCTATTGAGACAGAAATTGGAACAGGAGCTCGATCATCAGAGGCTGATTGAACAGCAAAAATACCAGCGCATATTTACGG AGTCGCTGATGACATCGCAAGTACCGCAAGAGCTGCAGTCGCTATTCCATTGGGACTGCTGCCATCTGTGCCACACTGCGATGAGAACGATGCGCAATGCATTAGATCACTACCTGTCGCGGACGCATCTGCGCCGGGTGGATTCCTGGCTGATCCGATACAGTTTTGTTAAGGGTAACTTGTCAGAAGATATGCTGCGTCATCTGCGCAGCTCGGGACCCGCCGTTCTGCACTGTGATCTGTGCGATCTGAAGCTGACCTCGGTTATCCATGCCCGCCAACACTTCTATGGGCGACGCCATCGGCTCGTGGAGCGGCACATCAGCAAGCCAAATGGCGAGGGCTACTACGACAGGACCGGCCGCTGGGTGCGCACCAACGACAAGTGGCTGATGTGCAAGCTTTGCGATGTGATTGTCACCTCGGAGTCCCAGCTGGCCATACACATGGCCGGCGTGCGCCATCGCAAGCGCGAGCGCTCCACTTGTCCGGCATCCATTTCAGAGCCCTTCGATGGCAGCCACGTGTACCGCATCAATGCGAACGGGTCGCTGGTGCCGCTGAATCCGCTCGGCTATTACATGTACGCCGGCTATAGCAAGCCGGATTTCCGAAAGCTAAACGATCTAAATGCCGCCTACTACTGTGAGGTGTGCAACATAACGCTCAATCATCTGAAGTCGGTGAAACAACACGAGGAGGGGCGTGTACATAGAAAGAGGCTGGAGAGGGTCACGCAATAA